A stretch of DNA from Desulfosarcina ovata subsp. ovata:
CTGCTCAGCGAGCAAAACGATGGCGTGGTGCTGATCACGTTGAACCGGCCCAAATTGATGAACTCCTTCAACTGGGCGCTGCTGCACGCCATGGAAGCCAAAATCGCCGCCATCCGCTTCGATTCTAGCGTCCGCGTGGTCATCATTACCGGGGCCGGGGATCGGGCCTTCTGCACCGGTGCGGACCTGAAAGAGCGTGTCTCTTATACGCCCCTGCAGGTCAAGGAGTATGTCTTTACCATCCGCAATCTTTTCACGGCCGTGGAGCAGCTCAACAAACCGGTGATCACGGCGATCAACGGCATCGCCCTGGGCGGCGGTACCGAGCTGGCCCTGGCCTCGGACATCCGCATCGCCTCTGAGCGGGCCTCCATGGGGCTTACCGAAACCCGGCTGGCGGTGATTCCCGGTGCCGGCGGTACCCAGCGCCTGCCGCGCCTGGTGGGTAAGGGCAAGGCCAAGGAGATGATCTATACCGCCAGGCGCATCGGTGCGGCCGAGGCCCTTTCCATCGGCCTGGTCAACCAGGTGTGTGCCCCGGAGGCGCTGTTGGATACCTGCCGGAAGCTGGCTGCCGAGATCTGTGTGAACGCGCCTCTGGCCATCGAACAGGCCAAATATGCCATCGATTACGGCATGGAGACGGATCTTTCCACCGGACTGGCCATCGAGTCCAACGCTTACTGGGTCTGCATTCCCAGCGAAGATCGCCTGGAGGGCCTGGCTG
This window harbors:
- a CDS encoding enoyl-CoA hydratase-related protein; amino-acid sequence: MNDTILLSEQNDGVVLITLNRPKLMNSFNWALLHAMEAKIAAIRFDSSVRVVIITGAGDRAFCTGADLKERVSYTPLQVKEYVFTIRNLFTAVEQLNKPVITAINGIALGGGTELALASDIRIASERASMGLTETRLAVIPGAGGTQRLPRLVGKGKAKEMIYTARRIGAAEALSIGLVNQVCAPEALLDTCRKLAAEICVNAPLAIEQAKYAIDYGMETDLSTGLAIESNAYWVCIPSEDRLEGLAAFREKRTPVFKGR